From a region of the Candidatus Brocadiaceae bacterium genome:
- a CDS encoding aminotransferase class I/II-fold pyridoxal phosphate-dependent enzyme: MPLLEKARQFTDSDAVKEAGLYPYFRPVSSAQDTEVVMNGRKVIMLGSNSYLGLTTHPEVKAAAQKAIEVYGTGCAGSRFLNGTLDIHLELEETLARLVGKEAAILYSTGFQANLGAISTLVGKDDYVITDREDHASIVDGCRLSFGTFVRFNHNDMASLEGRLQELPIEAGKLIVVDGVFSMTGDIAELTSICELAERYQAGVMVDDAHAMGVLGPRGEGTAAHFGLTDRVQIIMATFSKSFASLGGFIAADLETIEYLKHKSRPLIFSASISPPNAAATLAAVRIMLREPERIRRLWRNTRMMTEGLRAEGFNTGNCQTPIVPVHVGDMHTCFRMCKRLDEEGVFVNPVVAPAVGPNEALLRISLMATHSEEQIQFALDKVKLVGQELGVI, translated from the coding sequence CTGCCGTTGCTGGAGAAGGCGCGTCAGTTCACCGATTCCGACGCGGTGAAAGAGGCCGGTCTGTACCCGTACTTCCGGCCCGTCTCGTCCGCGCAGGATACCGAGGTCGTGATGAACGGGCGCAAGGTCATCATGCTCGGGTCCAACAGCTACCTGGGTCTGACGACGCATCCGGAGGTCAAGGCGGCGGCACAGAAGGCGATCGAGGTCTACGGCACCGGCTGCGCCGGGTCGCGTTTCCTGAACGGGACGCTCGACATCCACCTGGAGTTGGAGGAGACGCTGGCACGGCTGGTCGGCAAGGAGGCCGCGATCCTCTACTCCACGGGCTTCCAGGCGAATCTGGGCGCCATCAGCACCCTGGTCGGCAAGGACGACTACGTCATCACCGACCGGGAGGACCACGCGAGCATCGTCGACGGATGCCGGCTGAGCTTCGGGACCTTCGTGCGGTTCAACCACAACGACATGGCCTCCCTGGAAGGGCGGCTGCAGGAGCTGCCGATCGAGGCCGGCAAGCTGATCGTTGTCGACGGCGTCTTCAGCATGACGGGCGACATCGCGGAGCTGACGTCGATCTGCGAGCTGGCCGAGCGCTACCAGGCCGGCGTCATGGTCGACGACGCACACGCCATGGGCGTTCTGGGGCCGCGGGGCGAGGGCACGGCGGCGCATTTCGGCCTGACCGACCGCGTGCAGATCATCATGGCCACGTTCAGCAAGTCCTTCGCCTCGCTGGGCGGGTTCATCGCCGCCGACCTGGAGACGATCGAGTACCTGAAGCACAAGTCGCGTCCGCTCATCTTCAGCGCCAGCATCTCCCCTCCGAATGCGGCGGCCACCCTGGCGGCCGTTCGCATCATGCTGCGCGAGCCGGAGCGCATCCGTCGCCTCTGGCGCAACACGCGCATGATGACCGAAGGGCTCCGCGCAGAGGGCTTCAACACGGGCAACTGCCAGACGCCCATCGTGCCCGTGCACGTCGGCGACATGCACACCTGCTTCCGGATGTGCAAGCGCCTGGACGAGGAGGGGGTGTTCGTCAACCCGGTCGTCGCGCCCGCCGTCGGGCCCAACGAAGCCCTGCTCCGCATCAGCCTGATGGCCACCCACAGCGAAGAGCAGATCCAGTTTGCGCTGGATAAGGTCAAGTTGGTGGGGCAGGAGCTGGGAGTCATCTGA
- a CDS encoding GNAT family N-acetyltransferase, producing MGTAVCAVTSRADMGRFIRYPLALYADAPLFVPHLLSERKRFFGPSNPLFAFTEVCYLLARDDSGRLVGRTSAHVNRRHNQYWDDRTGFFGFFECERDAGVARALLAGAEDWLRARGMDAVRGPLNFSTNEECGFLAEGFDRPPSFMMPYTKPYYPDLMAECGYRGAMDLVAYEYDRQGAIPERVARYADRAARAGAVVRPVDMRRFEADVRAAFTVYNDAWARNWGFVPMSEPQFAHMARELKSIVEPSFALIAEVDGRPVGFLLALPDYNTVLKRMNGRLWPLGIFRFLLARRRMHRVRVLTMGVVPELRRRGIEMALIYQMFRNGYERGYDEGEFSWVLEDNVLMRRVLERFGARATKTYRIFEKAL from the coding sequence ATGGGAACAGCCGTCTGTGCCGTTACGTCCCGCGCGGACATGGGCCGGTTCATCCGCTATCCCCTGGCCCTCTATGCGGACGCCCCCCTGTTCGTCCCCCATCTTCTGAGCGAACGCAAGCGGTTCTTCGGGCCGTCCAACCCCCTGTTCGCGTTCACCGAGGTCTGCTACCTGCTCGCGCGCGACGATTCGGGCCGCCTGGTCGGCCGCACGTCCGCCCACGTCAACCGCCGGCATAACCAGTACTGGGACGACCGCACCGGGTTCTTCGGGTTCTTCGAGTGCGAGCGGGACGCCGGCGTCGCACGGGCGCTGCTGGCCGGGGCGGAGGACTGGCTGCGTGCCCGGGGCATGGACGCGGTACGGGGGCCCCTGAACTTCTCGACCAACGAGGAGTGCGGGTTCCTGGCAGAGGGTTTCGACCGGCCGCCGTCGTTCATGATGCCGTATACGAAGCCCTACTACCCGGACCTGATGGCCGAATGCGGCTATCGGGGGGCCATGGACCTGGTCGCCTACGAGTACGACCGCCAGGGGGCGATCCCCGAACGGGTGGCGCGCTACGCCGACCGGGCGGCCCGGGCCGGGGCCGTCGTCCGCCCCGTGGACATGCGTCGCTTCGAGGCCGACGTGCGGGCCGCCTTCACCGTCTACAACGACGCCTGGGCCCGCAACTGGGGCTTCGTGCCGATGTCGGAGCCGCAGTTCGCCCACATGGCCCGCGAGCTGAAGTCCATCGTTGAGCCGTCGTTTGCGTTGATCGCGGAAGTGGACGGGCGGCCCGTCGGTTTTCTTCTGGCCCTGCCCGACTATAACACCGTGCTGAAGAGAATGAACGGCCGTCTCTGGCCGCTCGGCATCTTTCGTTTTCTGCTGGCGCGCAGACGGATGCACCGGGTGCGCGTGCTGACGATGGGCGTTGTCCCCGAACTCCGCCGGCGCGGCATCGAGATGGCGCTCATATACCAGATGTTCAGGAACGGCTACGAGCGCGGCTACGACGAGGGCGAGTTCTCGTGGGTCCTCGAGGACAACGTGCTGATGAGGCGCGTTCTGGAACGTTTCGGCGCCCGGGCCACCAAGACCTACCGCATCTTCGAGAAGGCCCTATGA
- a CDS encoding NAD-dependent epimerase/dehydratase family protein: protein MKVLLTGANGFVGSHVLDGLLAAGHDARLLLRETSNTRFIADHLARTEVRYGSLDAPEPLRGAVAGVDAVIHCAGVTKAARRAAYHAANAAGALHVAEACNASEATVRRLVLISSLAATGPGTVEAPARADGPARPVSEYGRSKLEGERHVRERCRVPWTILRPAAVYGPRDRDFLLVFRGVRGRLVPVFGGSKPLSLVYVEDLADCVLRALDAEHGAGGTYHVAHPDPVTQRAFMRAIEAAVGARPVHVRVPGLAVTAACAARGAWARLSGRPGILSMDKAAELRAPGWVCDTADAARDLGFEASTRLADGLGRTAEWYAEAGWLRHG, encoded by the coding sequence ATGAAGGTCCTCCTGACCGGTGCGAACGGCTTCGTCGGCAGTCACGTGCTCGACGGCCTTCTGGCGGCCGGGCACGACGCCCGCCTGCTGCTGCGAGAGACGTCGAACACACGGTTCATCGCCGACCACCTGGCGCGCACGGAGGTTCGCTACGGGTCCCTGGACGCGCCGGAGCCCCTCCGAGGCGCCGTCGCCGGCGTCGACGCCGTGATCCACTGCGCGGGCGTGACGAAGGCCGCGCGTCGCGCCGCATACCACGCGGCCAACGCCGCCGGTGCGCTCCACGTGGCCGAGGCGTGCAACGCCTCCGAGGCGACCGTGCGGCGGCTCGTGCTCATCTCCAGCCTGGCCGCCACCGGGCCGGGCACGGTCGAGGCGCCCGCCCGCGCGGACGGCCCGGCCCGCCCCGTCTCCGAGTACGGACGAAGCAAGCTGGAGGGCGAGCGGCACGTGCGCGAACGCTGCCGCGTGCCGTGGACCATCCTGCGGCCCGCGGCCGTGTACGGGCCGAGGGATCGGGACTTCCTGCTGGTATTCCGCGGCGTCCGGGGTCGGTTGGTGCCGGTCTTCGGCGGTTCGAAGCCGCTCAGCCTCGTCTACGTGGAGGACCTGGCGGACTGCGTTCTGCGGGCACTCGACGCCGAGCACGGCGCCGGGGGCACGTATCACGTCGCGCACCCCGATCCCGTCACGCAGCGTGCGTTCATGCGGGCCATCGAGGCGGCCGTGGGCGCCCGTCCCGTGCACGTACGGGTGCCGGGCCTGGCCGTTACCGCCGCGTGCGCCGCCCGGGGGGCCTGGGCACGCCTGAGCGGCCGGCCGGGCATACTGAGCATGGACAAGGCGGCGGAACTGCGCGCGCCCGGATGGGTCTGCGACACGGCGGACGCGGCGCGCGATCTGGGCTTTGAGGCGTCCACCCGGCTTGCGGACGGGTTGGGCCGCACGGCCGAATGGTACGCGGAGGCGGGCTGGCTGCGGCATGGATGA
- a CDS encoding phosphatase PAP2 family protein, producing the protein MDEHKGGYRLVDWLTQGYLAVVAAGIVLFGPGRLAHWPLYLLAHAVAMALVHGLIRRAEGDGRPAVRFVRAFYPFLLYSFFYSETHLLDDLIVTRHLDGAFIDMDQRLFGRQLCRAMMAAHPQAWVAELLYFAYFSYYVMVFGVGLALYRLRPRRHFRRYVTVLSVVFYVCYLTYIVLPVMGPHGTHVGVVFSGTLASVGPLTAPPSVRSAVFYRIMVRLYDLVEPEGGAAFPSSHVAVALTTLWFTWTHFRKVRLAHLVLVILLCISTVYCGYHYAVDVLGGIVTAALLAPAGLWMVRRAEARQRGSVREGVRVPAAAGAGCGSSDA; encoded by the coding sequence ATGGATGAACACAAGGGCGGGTACCGGCTTGTCGATTGGCTCACGCAGGGCTACCTGGCGGTCGTGGCCGCGGGGATCGTGTTGTTCGGGCCCGGGCGGCTGGCGCACTGGCCGCTCTACCTCCTGGCACACGCCGTCGCCATGGCCCTGGTGCACGGCCTGATCCGCCGGGCGGAGGGGGACGGCCGGCCGGCCGTGCGGTTCGTGCGCGCCTTCTACCCGTTCCTGCTCTACTCCTTCTTTTACTCCGAGACCCACCTGCTGGACGATCTGATCGTCACGCGGCATCTGGACGGGGCGTTCATCGACATGGACCAGCGGCTGTTCGGCCGCCAGCTCTGCCGGGCGATGATGGCGGCGCATCCGCAGGCGTGGGTGGCCGAACTGCTCTACTTCGCCTACTTCTCCTACTACGTCATGGTCTTCGGCGTCGGGCTGGCCCTCTACCGGCTCCGACCCCGCCGGCACTTCCGGCGGTATGTCACGGTGCTCAGCGTCGTGTTCTACGTCTGCTACCTCACCTACATCGTCCTTCCCGTGATGGGCCCGCACGGGACGCACGTCGGGGTGGTCTTCTCCGGCACGCTGGCGTCGGTCGGTCCGCTGACGGCTCCCCCGTCCGTCCGGTCGGCGGTGTTCTATCGGATCATGGTTCGCCTCTACGACCTGGTGGAGCCGGAGGGCGGCGCCGCCTTCCCGAGCAGCCACGTGGCCGTGGCGCTGACGACGCTCTGGTTCACCTGGACCCACTTCCGGAAGGTGCGGCTCGCGCACCTGGTGCTCGTCATACTGCTGTGCATCTCGACCGTCTACTGCGGCTACCACTACGCCGTGGACGTCCTGGGCGGGATCGTCACGGCCGCCCTGTTGGCGCCGGCGGGGCTCTGGATGGTCCGCAGGGCGGAGGCGCGGCAGCGGGGCTCCGTACGCGAGGGCGTGCGCGTCCCGGCGGCGGCGGGGGCCGGCTGCGGCTCCTCGGACGCGTGA
- a CDS encoding type III pantothenate kinase, protein MAPTTRTQCLLALDVGNTSVKGAWITRDAIRPVLRVPTRPVEDLPDRLRTALASPDLPCGLRCLVASVCPAADGAIAAALEPRARPEFFGRDLAVPLTALVRHPGRVGVDRLLLALAAREEAGAPCIVVSAGTAITVDLVDPEGRFAGGAIAPGLALGARALHASTALLPRVTPRVPATAVGTDTDSAVASGVYWACAGGVTALAARYRDLPGCDCAPLVCTGTDAPLLLGALPEPGTRHVSDLIFRGMARAVAAAAG, encoded by the coding sequence ATGGCCCCGACGACCCGAACACAATGCCTCCTGGCCCTGGACGTCGGCAATACGTCCGTCAAGGGGGCCTGGATCACCCGAGACGCGATCCGGCCGGTCCTGCGGGTACCCACTCGGCCTGTAGAGGACTTGCCGGACCGCCTTCGCACCGCCCTCGCCTCCCCGGACCTGCCCTGCGGCCTGCGCTGCCTCGTTGCGTCCGTCTGCCCGGCCGCCGACGGCGCAATCGCGGCGGCCCTGGAGCCGCGGGCACGTCCGGAGTTCTTCGGACGCGACCTTGCCGTGCCCCTGACGGCGCTCGTGCGCCATCCCGGCCGGGTGGGCGTCGACCGCCTTCTGCTGGCCCTGGCGGCCCGGGAGGAGGCCGGCGCCCCATGCATCGTCGTCTCGGCCGGCACGGCGATCACAGTGGACCTGGTGGACCCCGAAGGCCGCTTCGCCGGCGGCGCCATCGCGCCGGGGCTCGCCCTGGGCGCCCGGGCGCTGCACGCAAGCACCGCCCTGCTGCCGCGCGTGACGCCCCGGGTCCCCGCCACGGCCGTCGGCACCGACACGGACAGCGCCGTCGCAAGCGGCGTCTACTGGGCGTGTGCCGGCGGCGTCACCGCCCTGGCGGCCCGGTACAGGGACCTTCCGGGATGCGACTGTGCGCCGCTGGTCTGCACGGGCACGGATGCCCCGCTCCTGCTGGGCGCCCTGCCGGAGCCGGGGACCCGGCACGTATCGGACCTGATCTTCCGCGGCATGGCGCGCGCCGTCGCCGCAGCGGCCGGCTGA
- a CDS encoding leucine--tRNA ligase, whose product MEQDRYVPAHVEAHWREYWDGVRLFHCDDRSTRPGFYCLVMFPYPSGALHVGHGRNYILGDVVARYKRMRGFNVLHPMGWDAFGLPAENAAIKRGLHPRMSVARNVEIMKAQIRALGIGYDWDREINTSEPGYYRWTQWVFLQLWQQGLAYRRDAPVNWCPSCQTGLANEEVVNGLCERCDTEVVEKDLPQWFFKITDYADRLLKDLDLLGAWPERVRLMQANWIGRSEGALVFFKVAHTGEPMPCFTTRPDTLWGVTFMSLAPEHPAIPGLVAGTDYEEPVMSFVSEAIEQNQVARSSDTVEKQGVFTGRHVINPVNGERVPLWVANYALMEYGTGAVMAVPAHDQRDFEFAVKYDLPIVPVIRPEDAEPDAGEMAEAYVGPGVMVNSGPFDGTRVPEQMHRVVEYLEANAMGEADVNYRLRDWLISRQRYWGAPIPVVHCPQCGIVPVPEDQLPVLLPDEVDFTPRGKSPLDFVEDFVKTTCPACGREARRETDTIAQWLCSCWYFLRFVSPHDETRPFDRDLADSWLPVDLYIGGVEHAVLHLLYSRFIVKVLQDAGHLGFAEPFRALFTQGMICKQSHVCRRCLRVVTDDPNVREPCRCDLGMSLERRLREGVEVLSSAEKMSKSKGNVVTPDHVIRQYGADTLRLYTLAIGPPEKDAEWQDSGIVGYHRFLNRLWDSIVGHRTGFEAIPRQLPDAGGLAPESRRVYRQVHATIKRVTEDIEQRWHFNTAIASVIALLNEVQKLPVLGSYVGTETDEEQRDFNLFRFALESIVQLLAPFVPHVAEELWGRMGNPASIFEQGWPEFDPEAARSEEVELPVQVNGRVRERLVVERDEDEELVREKALSLENVRRYVEGKELVQCVVVPNRIVSIVVR is encoded by the coding sequence ATGGAACAAGACCGTTACGTGCCGGCGCACGTGGAGGCGCATTGGCGGGAGTACTGGGACGGCGTGAGGCTGTTCCACTGCGATGACCGCAGTACGCGGCCGGGCTTCTACTGCCTGGTCATGTTTCCGTATCCCTCGGGGGCCCTGCACGTCGGGCACGGGCGGAACTACATCCTGGGCGACGTCGTGGCGCGCTACAAGCGGATGCGCGGGTTCAACGTGCTGCATCCGATGGGCTGGGACGCCTTCGGGCTGCCGGCGGAGAACGCGGCCATCAAGCGGGGGCTGCATCCGCGCATGTCGGTGGCCCGCAACGTGGAGATCATGAAGGCGCAGATTCGCGCGCTGGGCATCGGCTACGACTGGGACCGGGAGATCAACACCAGCGAGCCGGGCTACTACCGGTGGACGCAGTGGGTGTTCCTGCAGCTCTGGCAGCAGGGGCTGGCGTATCGGCGCGACGCGCCGGTGAACTGGTGCCCGAGCTGCCAGACCGGCCTGGCCAACGAGGAGGTCGTCAACGGCCTCTGCGAGCGGTGCGACACCGAGGTGGTCGAGAAGGACCTGCCGCAGTGGTTCTTCAAGATCACGGACTACGCGGACCGCCTGCTGAAGGACCTGGACCTGCTCGGTGCGTGGCCGGAGCGCGTGCGCCTGATGCAGGCGAACTGGATCGGTCGCAGCGAGGGCGCGCTGGTCTTCTTCAAGGTGGCGCACACGGGCGAGCCGATGCCGTGCTTCACGACGCGGCCGGACACGCTCTGGGGCGTCACGTTCATGAGCCTGGCCCCGGAGCATCCGGCGATCCCCGGCCTGGTGGCCGGAACGGACTACGAGGAGCCGGTGATGAGCTTCGTCTCCGAGGCCATCGAGCAGAATCAGGTGGCCCGCTCCTCGGACACGGTGGAGAAGCAGGGCGTCTTCACCGGCCGTCACGTGATCAACCCCGTCAACGGCGAGCGGGTGCCGCTGTGGGTGGCCAACTACGCGCTGATGGAGTACGGCACGGGGGCCGTCATGGCCGTGCCGGCGCACGACCAGCGCGACTTCGAGTTCGCGGTCAAGTATGACCTGCCCATCGTGCCCGTCATCCGTCCTGAGGACGCGGAACCGGACGCCGGGGAGATGGCCGAGGCCTACGTGGGGCCGGGCGTCATGGTCAACAGCGGTCCGTTCGACGGCACGCGCGTGCCCGAGCAGATGCACCGCGTGGTCGAGTACCTCGAAGCCAACGCGATGGGCGAGGCCGACGTGAACTACCGCCTGCGCGACTGGCTCATCAGCCGGCAGCGCTACTGGGGCGCCCCCATCCCGGTGGTGCACTGCCCGCAGTGCGGCATCGTGCCCGTGCCCGAGGACCAGTTGCCCGTGCTCCTGCCGGACGAGGTGGACTTCACGCCGCGCGGCAAGAGCCCGCTGGATTTCGTGGAGGATTTCGTCAAGACAACGTGTCCCGCCTGCGGGCGCGAGGCGCGCCGCGAGACCGACACGATCGCGCAGTGGCTCTGCTCCTGCTGGTACTTCCTGCGGTTCGTGTCCCCGCACGACGAGACGAGGCCGTTCGATCGGGACCTGGCGGATTCCTGGCTGCCGGTGGACCTGTACATCGGGGGCGTGGAGCACGCCGTCCTGCACCTGCTCTACTCGCGTTTCATCGTCAAGGTGCTGCAGGACGCCGGGCACCTGGGGTTCGCGGAGCCGTTCCGGGCGCTTTTCACGCAGGGGATGATCTGCAAGCAGAGCCACGTCTGCCGGCGCTGCCTGCGGGTCGTGACGGACGACCCCAACGTGCGCGAGCCGTGCCGCTGCGACCTGGGCATGAGCCTGGAGCGTCGCCTGCGGGAGGGCGTCGAGGTGCTCTCCAGCGCCGAGAAGATGAGCAAGTCCAAGGGGAACGTGGTCACACCGGACCACGTCATCCGCCAGTATGGGGCCGACACCCTGCGGCTCTACACGCTGGCGATCGGGCCGCCGGAGAAGGACGCCGAGTGGCAGGACAGCGGCATCGTGGGCTACCATCGGTTCCTGAACCGCCTGTGGGATTCGATCGTCGGGCACAGGACGGGATTCGAGGCGATCCCCCGGCAACTGCCCGACGCGGGCGGGCTGGCGCCGGAGAGCCGACGCGTCTACCGGCAGGTGCATGCGACGATCAAGCGCGTGACCGAGGACATCGAGCAGCGGTGGCACTTCAACACGGCGATCGCCTCGGTCATCGCCCTGCTCAACGAGGTCCAGAAGCTTCCCGTGCTCGGAAGCTACGTGGGCACGGAGACCGACGAGGAGCAGCGCGACTTCAACCTGTTCCGGTTCGCCCTGGAGAGCATCGTGCAACTGCTGGCGCCGTTTGTGCCGCACGTGGCCGAGGAGCTGTGGGGCCGCATGGGCAATCCGGCGAGCATCTTCGAGCAGGGATGGCCGGAGTTCGACCCCGAGGCGGCCCGCAGCGAGGAAGTGGAACTGCCCGTGCAGGTGAACGGTCGGGTGCGCGAGCGGCTGGTGGTCGAGCGCGACGAAGACGAGGAACTCGTCCGGGAGAAGGCGCTGAGCCTGGAGAACGTGCGGCGCTACGTCGAAGGCAAGGAACTCGTGCAGTGCGTTGTGGTGCCCAACCGCATCGTGAGCATCGTGGTGCGATGA
- the galK gene encoding galactokinase, with product MTAGAAESFERVFGARPPGLQCARAPGRVNLLGEHTDYNGGFVLPIAVDRAVRVCFRAAAGPVRLWSEDAGSWAAFELADLRPPPPGGGAPPGDGAPDWGAYARGVAWALQEAGHRLRAIQGVVSGDVPMGSGLSSSAALEVAVGTAFCAAAGLQIDGRALALACQRAEHAFTGVRCGVMDQFASIHGRSGCALLLDCRSLDFEEVPLDAAAVRVVVCNTGVRHALGQSAYNERRASCERAVERLSRRLQGVRELRDVSPAALRREADVLDAVTLRRARHVVGEIARTVEGADALRVCDYVRFGHLMFESHASLRDDYEVSCRELDLMVDLARGRPGLYGARMVGAGFGGCTVNLVSAEAAGEFARAMASDYRARTGTSPEVYEFRAGAGAEVRAC from the coding sequence ATGACGGCCGGGGCGGCGGAGTCCTTCGAACGGGTGTTCGGCGCGCGGCCGCCGGGGCTGCAGTGCGCCCGCGCTCCGGGCCGCGTGAACCTGCTCGGGGAGCATACGGACTACAACGGGGGGTTCGTCCTGCCCATCGCCGTCGACCGGGCCGTGCGGGTCTGCTTCCGGGCGGCCGCCGGGCCGGTGCGGCTCTGGTCGGAAGACGCCGGCTCCTGGGCGGCCTTCGAACTGGCGGACCTCCGGCCGCCGCCCCCCGGCGGCGGTGCGCCGCCCGGCGACGGCGCGCCCGATTGGGGCGCCTACGCGCGGGGCGTGGCCTGGGCGCTGCAGGAGGCGGGCCACCGGCTGCGCGCGATCCAGGGGGTGGTGAGCGGCGACGTGCCCATGGGCTCGGGGCTCAGCTCGTCGGCCGCGCTCGAGGTGGCGGTGGGGACGGCGTTCTGCGCGGCGGCCGGGCTGCAGATCGACGGGCGGGCGCTGGCCCTGGCCTGCCAGCGGGCGGAACACGCGTTCACCGGCGTCCGCTGCGGCGTCATGGACCAGTTCGCCAGCATCCACGGCCGGTCGGGATGCGCGCTGCTGCTGGACTGCCGTTCGTTGGACTTCGAGGAGGTGCCGCTGGACGCGGCGGCCGTGCGCGTGGTGGTGTGCAACACCGGCGTGCGGCATGCGCTCGGGCAGTCGGCCTACAACGAGCGTCGGGCGAGCTGCGAGCGGGCGGTGGAGCGGCTGTCGCGGCGTCTGCAGGGCGTGCGGGAGCTTCGCGACGTCTCGCCGGCCGCCCTGCGTCGGGAGGCGGACGTTCTGGATGCGGTGACCCTCCGCCGCGCCCGGCACGTGGTGGGCGAGATCGCGCGGACGGTCGAGGGCGCTGACGCGCTGAGGGTGTGCGATTATGTTCGATTCGGACACTTGATGTTCGAGTCGCACGCCAGCCTGCGCGACGATTACGAGGTAAGCTGCCGGGAGCTGGACCTCATGGTCGATCTGGCGCGGGGGCGGCCGGGCCTCTACGGCGCGCGCATGGTCGGGGCGGGGTTCGGCGGGTGCACCGTCAACCTGGTGAGCGCGGAGGCGGCGGGGGAGTTCGCGCGCGCGATGGCGTCCGATTACCGGGCGCGGACGGGCACGTCGCCGGAGGTCTACGAGTTCCGGGCCGGTGCGGGGGCCGAGGTGCGCGCATGCTGA